The Mesobacillus jeotgali genome window below encodes:
- a CDS encoding DUF4179 domain-containing protein: MVPGVDSITVVSLQEKGIDSVVDWFGRHQQSFYALGWFYLRNPQQMEELFYRSIVKVHNELPRYKRETSFEIWVASIFIEICRELSQDDDVRLASDEAASHQDLFHALDQLPKEEKEAMVLTYGTGFSQEEAANILRVSQDKMKELLFSGTQSVRRQLCGSPFNGCKEYQKNYIDYLEKTMERPEKIEFEIHLYECAECQEDLAAFQDVTMMLHHAEWMSDLPGPIDFIAKIKERLAEKENHRKQKFKKRKKVALIFASVFALLMGTGFFTGAFANVYYGWTEENEQLRAFLQKDLGERMNLEAESDGVKIRIKGVVADDYQTLVFYEIEDTNEDKQFVMNFEEGLFIENEMEIMKQDIYPRFHPPDLKAEMNKKGKNTFYGVVGLRPLEEDSGVIKLNVERIQELVPDGHEAMLGFGYRSNGFKTGDWKFEVPVTKQPAIEYELNEKAEIEGIPIRLDKLIMAPTTTLLEYGIPMEGQGKRIDRIHFGNLEVDNVKVRPDQFGGGYNYLQPEANWQILQMYFDSFLGEEPEDVTVQFESVYFSFEDHKSIELDANQQYPQTFEYAGSTISIDKIEIGQPTTIVISNHEVENREFETLHLNVVSEGENEHEPISIGMETEGVIVDKNGVQYDMKSPTFDYEKIEQPRHFITDIILMLDGNKVIPNRLDLYGYTSMKYLDDRVKISLD; encoded by the coding sequence ATGGTCCCAGGGGTGGACTCCATTACGGTTGTATCTTTGCAGGAAAAAGGGATAGATTCTGTCGTGGATTGGTTTGGGCGGCATCAGCAATCCTTTTACGCACTAGGCTGGTTTTACCTTCGAAATCCACAGCAAATGGAGGAGTTATTTTACCGGTCGATCGTTAAGGTGCATAATGAATTGCCTCGATATAAAAGGGAAACCTCATTCGAAATATGGGTTGCTTCGATTTTCATCGAAATCTGCCGGGAGCTTTCACAAGACGATGACGTCAGGCTGGCATCCGATGAAGCTGCATCGCATCAGGATTTATTTCATGCACTTGATCAGCTTCCAAAAGAGGAAAAGGAAGCGATGGTGCTTACCTATGGCACAGGGTTCTCCCAGGAGGAAGCTGCGAATATTTTACGAGTTTCCCAGGATAAAATGAAAGAGCTGTTGTTCTCGGGAACTCAGTCGGTCAGAAGGCAATTGTGCGGATCACCCTTTAATGGGTGCAAGGAATATCAGAAGAACTACATTGATTATCTTGAAAAAACGATGGAGAGGCCGGAGAAGATAGAGTTCGAGATTCATCTTTACGAGTGCGCAGAATGCCAGGAGGATTTGGCTGCCTTTCAGGATGTCACGATGATGCTGCATCATGCTGAGTGGATGAGTGACTTGCCTGGACCAATAGATTTTATCGCGAAAATCAAAGAGCGGCTGGCGGAAAAAGAGAATCATAGGAAGCAGAAGTTCAAAAAGCGTAAGAAAGTCGCACTTATTTTTGCAAGTGTATTTGCCCTCTTGATGGGGACGGGTTTCTTTACTGGCGCTTTTGCCAATGTTTATTATGGATGGACCGAAGAAAACGAGCAATTGCGTGCCTTCCTGCAAAAGGACCTTGGCGAGAGGATGAACCTGGAAGCGGAAAGTGATGGCGTGAAAATCAGGATCAAAGGCGTCGTTGCTGATGACTATCAGACTCTTGTTTTTTATGAAATTGAAGATACAAATGAGGATAAACAATTTGTGATGAATTTTGAGGAAGGGCTTTTTATAGAAAATGAGATGGAAATCATGAAGCAGGATATATATCCTCGGTTTCATCCTCCTGATCTTAAAGCGGAGATGAATAAAAAGGGAAAGAATACTTTTTACGGTGTGGTTGGACTGCGGCCGCTTGAGGAAGATAGCGGGGTTATTAAACTGAATGTAGAAAGGATTCAAGAACTAGTTCCTGACGGTCATGAGGCCATGCTGGGATTTGGTTACAGGAGCAATGGATTTAAGACGGGAGATTGGAAGTTCGAGGTCCCGGTGACTAAGCAGCCTGCCATCGAATATGAATTGAATGAAAAAGCTGAAATAGAAGGGATCCCGATTCGCCTCGATAAGTTGATCATGGCTCCAACAACAACGCTTTTGGAATATGGTATTCCAATGGAAGGGCAAGGAAAGAGAATCGATAGGATTCATTTTGGCAATTTGGAAGTGGACAATGTAAAAGTGAGACCGGACCAGTTTGGCGGTGGCTATAACTATTTACAGCCTGAAGCGAATTGGCAAATACTCCAAATGTATTTTGATTCATTTTTGGGAGAAGAACCGGAAGACGTTACCGTTCAATTTGAATCTGTTTATTTTTCATTCGAGGATCATAAAAGCATCGAACTGGATGCGAATCAACAGTATCCTCAGACGTTTGAATATGCGGGAAGTACCATCAGCATCGATAAAATCGAAATTGGACAGCCCACTACGATTGTCATCAGCAACCATGAAGTTGAAAATCGGGAATTTGAAACACTTCATCTTAACGTTGTTAGTGAAGGTGAAAATGAACATGAACCAATTTCTATAGGAATGGAAACTGAAGGTGTGATCGTGGATAAGAATGGTGTTCAATACGATATGAAATCACCCACATTCGATTATGAAAAAATTGAACAGCCACGCCATTTCATTACCGACATAATCTTAATGTTAGATGGCAACAAAGTCATCCCTAATAGACTCGATCTTTATGGGTATACCTCGATGAAATATTTGGATGATAGAGTGAAGATTTCGCTGGATTGA
- a CDS encoding DNA alkylation repair protein has product MNNYVKALYEEALKHRNSMEAVRLSKYMRNQFEYIGLRAPQMQEIFRQHVKTHGLPAKADLHEVITSLWELEEREMQISGAYLLDLMKKQFTEDDLQLLQFIITTKPWWDTVDHIAKKHFGYYLEKFPQHRQPIIDRWIASDNIWLIRSCILFQLGYKEKTDVAMLEDIISRTCHTKEFFINKAIGWALREYAKQNPEKVHEMTNRLPISNLSRREALKHIGKK; this is encoded by the coding sequence ATGAACAACTACGTTAAAGCATTATACGAGGAAGCATTAAAACACCGGAATAGCATGGAAGCAGTCAGGCTGTCTAAATACATGCGGAATCAATTTGAATATATCGGTTTGAGAGCTCCGCAGATGCAGGAGATTTTCAGACAGCATGTGAAGACTCATGGCCTCCCTGCAAAGGCAGATTTGCATGAGGTCATCACTTCCCTCTGGGAGCTGGAAGAACGCGAGATGCAGATCAGCGGGGCATACCTGTTAGATCTAATGAAAAAACAGTTCACCGAAGATGATCTCCAGCTTCTTCAATTTATCATCACGACCAAGCCCTGGTGGGACACGGTAGACCATATCGCGAAAAAGCATTTCGGATACTATCTTGAAAAATTCCCGCAGCATCGGCAGCCTATTATCGACAGATGGATCGCCTCGGATAACATCTGGCTGATCCGTTCTTGCATATTATTCCAATTAGGCTACAAAGAAAAAACCGATGTGGCCATGCTCGAGGATATTATCTCAAGAACCTGCCATACGAAAGAATTTTTCATCAATAAAGCCATCGGCTGGGCCTTAAGGGAATATGCCAAGCAAAACCCTGAGAAAGTCCATGAGATGACGAACAGGCTTCCCATTTCGAACTTGAGCCGAAGAGAAGCCTTGAAGCATATTGGCAAGAAGTGA
- the yiaA gene encoding inner membrane protein YiaA, whose amino-acid sequence MSNEHDLSLDKAVERKPKVKVERKEGEPTSAFKGASWGALLIGISAYLIGLFNATMELNEKGYYFAVLVFGLYAAVSLQKAVRDKEEDIPVTNIYYGISWFALIVSISLMAIGLYNAGSIILSEKGFYAMSFVLSIFAAITVQKNIRDTQRAKERD is encoded by the coding sequence ATGTCAAATGAACATGATTTATCATTGGATAAAGCTGTTGAAAGAAAGCCAAAGGTGAAAGTGGAGAGGAAAGAGGGGGAACCTACCTCGGCGTTCAAGGGTGCTTCCTGGGGAGCACTGTTAATTGGTATTTCCGCTTACCTGATTGGTTTATTCAATGCGACGATGGAACTGAATGAAAAAGGGTATTATTTTGCCGTATTGGTATTCGGTCTTTATGCAGCGGTTTCTCTGCAAAAGGCAGTGAGGGATAAGGAAGAGGATATACCCGTTACGAATATTTATTACGGAATCAGCTGGTTTGCGCTGATCGTCTCTATTTCATTGATGGCGATTGGTCTTTACAATGCAGGGAGCATTATTTTAAGTGAGAAGGGCTTTTACGCGATGTCCTTTGTCCTTAGTATTTTTGCGGCCATTACGGTTCAGAAGAATATCAGGGATACTCAGCGAGCGAAAGAAAGAGATTGA
- a CDS encoding serine hydrolase, translated as MNNFEKAFQEAHSRVDFSGTVLVQEGNGEAASASFGYANRAEQSKNNLGTRFGIASGCKLFTAIAICQLVEQGKLTFTTRLKDCLDIEFPNFSDEITIHHLLTHTSGVPDYFDEDVMDDFEELWIKRPMYQIRSLKDFLPMFQNEQMKFTPGETFHYNNAGYILLGLIVEQASGMEFTAYVEEYIFKKAGMMDSGYFSFDALPSDTALGYIDLPDGSWKTNIYSLPVKGGSDGGAYVTVEDMSKLWKALLGQLLLKEETLNRLLTPHAQEDEINFYGYGVWIKKQDDDIFKYHVMGYDPGVSFHSAYYPADKTIAVVCSNKSSGAYDILETIEETLQVKA; from the coding sequence ATGAATAACTTTGAAAAAGCCTTTCAGGAGGCTCATTCCAGGGTTGATTTTTCAGGAACAGTCTTGGTCCAGGAAGGGAACGGTGAAGCAGCAAGTGCCAGCTTTGGCTATGCCAATCGCGCTGAGCAATCAAAAAACAATCTGGGAACTCGTTTCGGAATCGCTTCCGGTTGCAAGCTTTTCACGGCCATCGCGATTTGCCAGCTGGTCGAGCAAGGAAAACTCACTTTCACTACTAGACTGAAAGATTGCCTCGATATCGAGTTTCCTAATTTTAGTGACGAAATCACGATTCATCATTTATTGACTCATACATCCGGTGTGCCTGACTATTTTGATGAGGATGTCATGGACGATTTTGAGGAGTTGTGGATTAAGAGGCCGATGTATCAAATCCGAAGCCTAAAAGATTTTTTGCCAATGTTCCAGAATGAGCAGATGAAATTCACTCCTGGGGAGACATTTCATTACAATAACGCAGGCTATATTTTGCTCGGACTTATTGTCGAGCAGGCCTCCGGTATGGAATTCACTGCCTATGTTGAGGAATATATTTTTAAAAAGGCAGGAATGATGGATTCTGGTTACTTCTCCTTTGACGCTCTTCCTTCCGATACGGCTTTAGGTTATATCGACCTGCCTGATGGGAGCTGGAAAACCAATATCTATTCACTGCCGGTAAAAGGCGGTTCTGACGGTGGAGCTTACGTCACTGTTGAGGACATGAGCAAACTGTGGAAAGCACTACTTGGCCAACTTTTACTAAAAGAGGAGACCTTGAACAGACTGTTGACTCCTCACGCGCAAGAAGATGAAATAAATTTTTATGGATACGGTGTATGGATTAAGAAGCAGGACGATGACATTTTCAAATACCATGTCATGGGCTATGACCCGGGAGTCAGCTTCCATTCCGCTTACTATCCAGCTGACAAAACCATTGCAGTCGTATGCTCCAATAAGTCAAGCGGTGCTTACGATATCCTCGAGACAATTGAAGAGACATTGCAGGTAAAGGCTTAA
- a CDS encoding YcdB/YcdC domain-containing protein has protein sequence MKREKLKARALEIGGIPANYTLLIEDFIEEKEAIFIWVNEYEDSGITVKLDSEGNLTNLILDKKVNVEEGTTAVQKRELAEQFLLHHYPKALQDFSYGFTRRMNHGDRFYYSQFLMDLPMGHTGCYIDVNDSGEITTFSYYGVKPLPAIPENIIAIEALREDVKSKLDFEIEIIHVSDLFLDVEEGLRLVYEPVNGYEKYKATQMIPTYKYQRDEEIPETYERLPEYEQQAGTMSNEEIIGITSDMEIIREVDMGGEIGIVWRGRDWDVPEKGKTMNDFFKQQTESTVKAFISRASGKVIRFAWFYKRNGTLELSREECYEIAVRFLQSVIPEFYPFLQRIVRGDEDQPSEKESFMFRIHTGHDIPVQSEIIMVAVSTRTGLVHHFSGPSLEIGELKKLSTAPKISREEAAQIYLKHLDFQLAWEYDHDEKVHSLIYTPCEKESRKPIRYIDGMTGKIIVEKE, from the coding sequence ATGAAGCGAGAAAAGTTGAAAGCAAGGGCACTGGAGATTGGGGGTATCCCGGCGAATTATACATTATTGATTGAGGATTTCATTGAGGAGAAGGAAGCAATTTTTATCTGGGTAAACGAATATGAGGATAGCGGGATCACGGTAAAGCTGGATTCTGAAGGGAATTTGACGAACCTTATTTTAGATAAAAAAGTGAATGTTGAAGAGGGAACGACTGCAGTTCAAAAACGGGAGTTGGCGGAGCAGTTTTTGCTGCACCATTACCCTAAGGCACTTCAAGATTTTTCATACGGTTTTACCAGGAGAATGAATCATGGTGACCGCTTTTATTACAGCCAATTTTTGATGGACCTTCCTATGGGTCATACGGGGTGTTATATCGACGTCAATGACTCAGGGGAAATCACTACTTTTTCCTATTATGGTGTCAAGCCGTTGCCTGCAATTCCGGAGAATATCATTGCGATCGAAGCCTTGAGAGAGGATGTAAAGAGCAAGCTTGATTTTGAGATTGAAATCATCCATGTATCTGATCTTTTTTTGGATGTGGAAGAAGGCTTACGGCTTGTGTATGAACCTGTTAATGGCTATGAAAAATATAAAGCGACCCAAATGATTCCGACCTATAAGTACCAACGTGATGAGGAAATTCCGGAAACGTATGAACGCCTCCCTGAGTATGAGCAACAGGCTGGGACTATGTCGAACGAGGAGATCATCGGGATTACTTCTGACATGGAGATTATCCGTGAGGTGGATATGGGGGGAGAAATCGGTATCGTTTGGAGAGGGCGAGACTGGGATGTGCCGGAAAAGGGTAAGACGATGAATGACTTTTTCAAGCAACAGACAGAATCGACGGTAAAAGCATTCATTTCTAGAGCAAGTGGAAAGGTGATCCGGTTTGCCTGGTTTTACAAAAGGAATGGAACTCTCGAACTTAGCCGGGAAGAATGCTACGAAATTGCTGTTCGCTTCCTGCAGAGTGTCATTCCGGAGTTCTATCCTTTTTTACAGAGAATAGTACGCGGAGATGAAGATCAGCCTTCCGAAAAAGAATCGTTCATGTTCAGGATCCATACTGGACATGATATTCCAGTTCAATCAGAAATCATTATGGTCGCTGTCAGCACCAGGACAGGACTAGTTCACCATTTCAGCGGACCTTCGCTAGAAATCGGAGAACTGAAAAAGCTCTCGACAGCTCCGAAAATCTCCAGGGAAGAGGCGGCCCAGATTTACTTGAAGCATCTCGACTTCCAACTTGCATGGGAATACGACCATGATGAAAAAGTGCATAGCTTGATCTACACACCATGTGAAAAAGAGAGCAGGAAGCCAATCCGCTATATTGATGGTATGACAGGGAAGATTATAGTCGAGAAAGAATGA